CCGCGCGCTACTGGATGAAAACCCGAAAAGCGATGTTGCTCGCTACGGCCTGGCGATCGCGCAAATCAAGGGCGGTCAACTAAACGAAGCAAGGGAAAACCTCAAGTTGCTGTTGGCCAAGGCGCCGAACGAGATCATCTACAACCTCGCGCAGGTCGATCTCGACATTACCAACAATCGACTCCCGGACGCACAATCCCGGGTTGACCGGATGCTGACCCAGTACCCCGGCAACTACCCGCTGAACCAGGTACGTGTCGACCTGCTGCTCAAACAGAACCGCGCCGCCGATGCGGAAAAAGCCCTCGAAGGTCTGCTCAAATCGCGCCCGGATGATCCGGACGTTTGGTATCAGGTTGCCGAGACTCGCGGCTTGTCCGGCAACATCATCGGCCTGCATCAGGCGCGCGCCGAGTATTTCGCGCTGGTGGGCGACTATCGCCAGGCCATCCAGCAACTGGATTTCGCCAAGCGCAAGGCAGGCAGCAACTTCCCATTGTCGTCGCGTATAGATGCCCGCCAGCGAGAGCTGATGGAGCAGGAGCGCATGATCAAGGACATGATGGGCTGACCTGCCTCTCAGCCAAAAAGCAGACACAAAAAAACCGCCTCTTACGAGGCGGTTTTTATTTAGCCAACAACCGGACTATTCGGCCAGTTTGAACGTGATGAAGCTGGCACGGCCCTGGCGCAACACTCTCATCGACACCGATCGATTCTTCGGCAGCGACTTGGCGATGTCCGTGAATTGCTTACTGGACTCGATCGCCTGATTGTTCAGGTGAGTGATCACATCACCAGGCTGCAAACCGATCATCGAAGCAGGACCGTCCTGAACCTCCTTGATCACCACGCCGCCTTTGAGGTCGTAGGTTTTCTTTTGCTCTTCGGTCAGTTCCGCCACGGCGACACCCAGGCGATTGCTGCTGCGCTCGGTGCTGGATTTTGGCAAGGAGTCCAGTTCTTTGCCTTCTTCCGGAATAGCACCAACCGTCAGCTCTACATTTTGACGCTTACCTTCACGGATCACTTCCAGATTGGCTTTCGAGCCAGCCTTCAGCGCCCCTACAAGGTGCGGCAGGTCAGCGGACATAACGATCGGTTGACCGTTCATGGTTAGAATCACGTCGCCGACTTGCAATCCACCTTTGGCAGCCGGGCCATCATCCTGGATCTGAGCGACCAGCGCACCGGCCGGCTTCTCCAGACCGAACGACTCGGCCAGATCCTTGTTAACTTCCTGGATCACCACACCCAACCAGCCACGGCTGACTTTGCCACCGCTTTTCAACTGATTGGAAACGTCCATGGCCACGTCGATAGGAATCGCGAACGAGACGCCCATGAAACCACCGGAGCGGGTGTAGATCTGCGAGTTGATCCCCACCACTTCACCATTCAGGTTAAACAGCGGACCGCCGGAATTACCCGGATTGATCGGCACGTCGGTCTGGATGAATGGCACATAATTTTCGTTCGGCAGGCTGCGACCGACGGCGCTGACGATGCCTTGGGTCACTGTGTGATCAAAGCCGAATGGCGAACCAATTGCGACTACCCACTGGCCGGCTTTCAGATCCTGGGATTTGCCGAGTTTCAAAACCGGCAGATCCTTGCCTTCGATCTTCAGCAGCGCGACGTCGGAACGCGGGTCGGTGCCAACCAGTTTGGCCTTCATTTCGCTGCGATCGGCCAGACGTACGAGAATTTCGTCGGCGTCGGCGATCACATGGTTGTTGGTCAGGATGTAGCCATCAGACGAGATGATAAAACCGGAACCCAGGGATGTTGCTTCACGCTGACGATCACCGCGAGGCGAGCGTTGTTGCGGCGGCATGCCGCGTTCGAAGAATTCGCGCAGCATCGGCGGCAAACCTTCGAGGTCAGGCATTTGCTCACTGACTTTGCGGTCCGGCAGTTTTTGCGTGGTGCTGATGTTGACCACCGCAGGCGAGGCCTGCTCGACCAGTTGAGTGAAGTCAGGCAACTCGACCGCTTGAACAGCGACCGCCTGACCGAGCATGAACACGGTGGCAAAAATGGAAAGGTAAGATTTCAAGCGTGGTATCGACATACGGCTCCCGTTACGACGAGCATGGTTAAGCGATATGGATCAAGGAACACCGGGAAAGATACGCCGGTATTTTTGTTCCGGAAACAACAAACAAGGCCAGAGCCGAGGGGCTCTGACCTATAAAAAATTTTGAGGGTATTTGCAAACTGAAATGCTCACGAAACATTTCGATTTGAGCTCACTGCGTGGTTGCAGCAGCGTTATTGCGCATGGAAAGTGCAATCCGCTCAGCGGTGCCGGCCGGAATTTCACCAACCACGGTCACCATCATCTCGCCTTGCGGTGTGATCAAGCGTCGGGAGACAGCAACGGTTGGGCCCAACTGAGTGCGGGTATCGGTGACAGCAGCGCCGTTCAATGGCTCCAGGAAGACCGAAAATCGAGCCAGACCATCGTCATACATCAAGCTGTTGACCTGGGTTTTGGTTTCGGGATCCTTATGCGCCGTACTGCTGGTCAATTCGAAACCGGGTGGTAGCCAGTCCGAACGCCAAACTTGAGCAGTTTTAACTGCAGAAGCCTTGTCGCTTTCAAGATTCACTACCTTGCAATCGGCACCAGGCTGCAAGTTGGCCTCAGAAGGAACGTTTGCGGTATCCAGTTGCGTGAACTGGAATCTCTCCAGCAATTGCCCTTTGTCATTTAGCAGCAACGACTTGAGAGGTAGGCCGGTTTCTTTATCCAGATGCAGCTCAAATCCATAGCGGTGTTGGTCGCGAGGGGTTAGCGAAACGATCACTGCCGGTCGACCAGCCACACGCGACTTGCCTATAACGGCAAGGTCATACCAATTCTTGAGCTTTTGCGGATCGAGTGCACGCGCCGAGGAGTTGGGAGAATCCCCCAGCCCCGCGATCAAAATGCCGCTTACGCATTGAGTATGTCCATCAACGCGCACGACTTCCTGTGCTGAGCCGTCGAGCTGGAGTAACCGCTCGCGAACTTTGCCATCCTGGACACGGTGCCAGATGTTGTGGGTAGAGAAACTACCGTTACGCTCGTAGACGAAAGTACCGAAAAAGCTTTGCTGTTGCTCGGCCTGACCCAGACGGCTCAACCAATCCTGGGCTTCATCGGCGTGGGCTGGAACAACGAACCAGCCACTGAGCAAAAGCGAAAGTAGAGGTATGGCGCGCATGATCCTCCTTAACGGTTTTCCAAGCTTGCTGCACGAGCGTAAGGCAGAGCACTCTCAGTACCTTTCAGTGCAGCCTGTTGAGCATGTTGGCGCAGATAGCCTGGCAAACGCTGATCGTGCCAGCCTGGCTGACCTTGCAACACGCCGTTGGCCATAGGACCAGTGGCTTCTGAACTTTCATTGTAGCCTGCCAAAACAGCCGGGCCTTTAACTTGAGGAGCAGCCAGATTTTGTTGGCTGGATTGCTGTGCCAATTCGACACCAGCGATCTCGTCTTGATTATAAAGACGAACACCTGCCAGTACGGCAACCGTTACCGAAGCAGCCACCGCCAGACGACCCAGGCTGCGCCATGGACCACGGGAGACTTTTGCCGGTACAGCTTCGTCAGCCAGAGCCGCAGAGACTGCCGCTGCGATATCCAGACGTGGAAGCAACAGATCCTTGTGCATCACTGCCCGAGCGATTTGATAACGAGCCCAGGTTTCACGGGTTTCAACATCGTCACAGGCACTCAGTACCCGACGCAATTCCAGTTCGTCCGCTTCGTTATCCATCACTGCGGACAGCGATTCCTGCAGGGCTTCACGACTCATGGCGTTCCTCTCTTGGCTGTCGCCGCTGTCTTTAGTTTTCCTGCAACAACGGCTGCAGGGCTTTATCGATGGCCTCCCGGGCGCGGAAGATCCGAGAGCGCACGGTGCCTACCGGACATTGCATGACGCTCGCAATGTCCTCGTAACTCAGACCATCGAATTCACGTAAAGTTAAAGCCGTACGCAAATCTTCTGGCAGTTGCTGAATGGTTCGATGGACGGTGCCTTCGATCTCATCCCGCAGCAAAGCTCGTTCTGGTGATTCGAGATCCTTGAGGCCATGATCGCCATCGTAGAACTCTGCATCCTCGGAACTGACATCGCTATCCGGCGGCCGACGACCGCGTGAAACCAGATAGTTTTTCGCCGTGTTGATGGCGATGCGGTAAAGCCACGTATAAAACGCGCTGTCTCCGCGAAAATTTCCAAGCGCTCGATACGCCTTGATGAAGGCTTCCTGCGCCACGTCCTGGGCTTCATGGGTGTCGTGCACGAAACGCACGATCAACCCGAGAATTTTGTGCTGGTATTTCAGCACTAGCAGATCGAATGCACGCTTGTCGCCGCGCTGTACGCGTTCGACCAGTTGCTGATCCTCTTCCTGGGTTAGCATGAACACTCCTCGATAAGCTTGGAGGAGGTTTGCATAACTAAACGACCGGACTTGCAAACATAGACTCGGGCTTTTCGCAAAAGTTCTCCCCCTCCAGGCAAGTTTCCTGCGGGCTCTGATTCGGCACGCACGAAAAACGCAGCGCGAGATGACCCGGCTGCGCGAATAATCTTGTCATCGGACTCGTCGATCAGGATCCAACCGCGACCCTGCACTGAACCCGACACTGTTCCTTGACTCAGGCAACCGTCTATTGATCTTGGGCCTTTGGCAAAAGTTCCAAATATTTATAGCTGCCTGAAACCGACATTGTGCAACCTTGAATAGAAAAAGACTGTTAAATCCACGATACAGTCTCTTGGTCACCGAAACCGCCGAAAAAACATCCGACGAAGCGTCAGGTGTTTTCTGTCACGGTAGTTTCACATTGCCATATGGGCTCGGGTATTGTGCCGCTCCCCCCCTCTATATACTAGTGGGCTGTGCGGCCGCCTGACTCTCCTGTCCAGATGTCTGGCGCCTACCCCGACCCGGGTCGCTTTGAGCGGAATCCTGAAATGAGCCAACAGTTTCAACACGATGTTCTGGTAATTGGCAGCGGCGCTGCCGGCTTGAGCCTTGCGCTGACCTTGCCCAGTGATTTGCGTATTGCCGTATTGAGCAAAGGCGACCTCGCCAATGGCTCGACTTTCTGGGCGCAAGGGGGCGTCGCTGCCGTACTGGATGATACCGACACTGTCGAATCCCACGTCGATGACACCCTCAATGCCGGAGGCGGCCTGTGCCACGCAGACGCCGTGCGTTTTACCGTAGAACACAGTAAAGAGGCGATTCAGTGGCTGATTGACCAGGGAGTGCCATTTACCCGCGATGAACAGTCCGGCACCGAAGACGGTGGATTCGAGTTTCACCTGACCCGCGAAGGCGGTCACAGTCACCGACGCATCATCCATGCTGCAGATGCCACCGGAGCTGCGATTTTCAGGACGCTGCTGGACCAGGCCAAGCAAAGGCCGAACATCGAGCTGCTGGAACAGCGAGTTGCTGTCGATTTGATCACCGAAAAACGCTTGGGTCTGGAAGGCGATCGTTGCCTCGGCGCCTATGTGCTCAATCGCGGTACCGGCGAAGTGGATACTTACGGCGCCCGTTTTGTGATTCTCGCGTCCGGCGGCGCGGCCAAGGTCTACCTCTATACCAGCAACCCCGATGGAGCCTGCGGTGACGGCATCGCCATGGCCTGGCGTTCGGGTTGCCGGGTGGCGAATCTGGAGTTCAACCAGTTTCACCCCACCTGCCTATATCACCCGCAAGCCAAGAGTTTCCTGATCACCGAGGCCCTTCGCGGTGAAGGTGCACACCTGAAGCTACCCAACGGCGAGCGCTTCATGCAACGCTTCGACCCACGAGCGGAACTGGCCCCACGGGACATCGTCGCCCGCGCCATCGACCATGAAATGAAGCGACTGGGCGTCGATTGCGTCTATCTGGACATCAGCCACAAATCCGAAGAGTTCATCAAGACACACTTTCCGACGGTGTATGAACGCTGCCTCGAATTTTCCATCGATATCACAAAGCAGCCGATTCCGGTGGTGCCGGCGGCGCACTACACCTGCGGCGGTGTCATGGTGGATCAACAGGGTCGCACGGATGTGCCAGGTCTTTACGCAATTGGCGAAACCAGCTTCACCGGCCTGCATGGCGCCAACCGCATGGCCAGCAACTCATTGCTGGAGTGCTTTGTTTACGCGCGCTCGGCGGCGGCGGACATCGTGGAGCAGTTGCCACAGGTTTCAGCGCCTGTCGCTCTGCCCGTGTGGGATGCGAGCCAGGTGACCGACTCCGATGAAGACGTGATCATTGCGCACAACTGGGATGAACTGCGGCGATTCATGTGGGACTACGTGGGTATCGTGCGCACCAACAAGCGTCTGCAACGGGCCCAGCACCGAGTGCGCCTGCTGCTCGACGAAATCGACGAGTTCTACAGTAACTACAAAGTCAGCCGGGATTTGATCGAGCTACGCAACCTGGCTCAAGTGGCCGAGTTGATGATTCGCTCAGCGATGGAGCGCAAGGAGAGTCGTGGCCTGCATTACACCCTCGATTATCCGAAAATGCTGCCGGTAGCCCTGGACACTATTCTGGTGCCATCCACCTACGCCGACTGAACTTGAGCCGGACTCGCAGGCGTCGGTGAACATCCGCCGCCTGCGAATCCCGGGGCACGCAAATGGCCCTTACCCGGCGCTCGTCGCGCAAACGAAAACGCAACACCACGATCAACGGCAGCGCCAGGCTGTCAGGACGCAACTGCACCGGCTGCCATCCCCCCGCCCGACTCCACAACTGCCAGCCATCAGCATCGCGGCGCAAACCGCAAAACGCCTGCGGGTGCGTCAGCATGATCTGACGAGGCAATGCCCAAGCGCCATGCAGCAGGCAGCAAAAAGTGCCGAGCAAACTGGACCAAAGGGGTATGGAGAGTAGAAACAGCGCTCCCAGCGCGAACAACTGGGCCAACAGATACGCCGCCAGCAACTGCCGTGAGGCATGCCAGCGGCATTCGAAACCATTACTTGGGCTGGACACGATCCAGAATCATGCGAACCATGCGCTGAAGCTCCGGATCTTCCGATTCGGCACGTTCCATGAACCAGCCGAACATGTCCTGATCCTCGCACTCGAGCAACCTGACGTAGCAGGCGCGATCGACCTCGTTCAAGTGCGGGTAGACCTCTTTCACAAACGGCACCAGCAACACGTCAAGCTCAAGCATGCCGCGGCGGCTGTGCCAGTAGAGGCGATTCAGTTCAACATCTTCGACCATGGAGCGCTCCTCAAATAGGCCGCAAGTATACAGCCCCGCGCCTCGTCGAACAGTCGGCTTTGGTCGGGCACATGTGATCCTTTGTGAACTACCCATTTCAAGGGCGCACCCTTATCATGTCCGCCAGACTCTTTACCCTGCGATGACCCATGGCCGATTCTGCTTTTTTCTGCACGCTGTCTCATGAAGGTGTTCTTGCGGTCCGCGGTGCGGACGCCGGCAAGTTCCTGCAAGGCCAATTGACCTGCAACCTCAATTACTTGAGCGACACCCAGGCCAGCCTCGGCGCGCGCTGCACGCAGAAAGGCCGGATGCAGTCGAGCTTCCGCATTCTGCTCGAAGGCGACGGCGTGCTCTTGGCCATGGCTAGCGAGCTGCTGGAACCGCAACTGGCAGACCTGAAAAAGTACGCGGTGTTCTCCAAGTCCAAACTGACCGATGAAAGCTCGGCCTGGGTCCGTTTCGGCATCGACCATGGCGACGCCGCGCTGATCAGCCTCGGCCTGGTACTGCCCGCAGAAACTGACAGCGTAGTGCGCAATGACGGGCTGATCGCCATTCGCGTGTCGCCCGATCGCGCCGAACTCTGGGTCGCTGCCGACAAGGCGGCAGACATAAAGGGCAAGCTGTCCGCCCTGCTGGCTGAAGGCGATCTGGATCAATGGCTGCTCGGCCAGGTCCGCGCCGGGATTGGTCAAGTGATGCCTAATACTCGCGAGCTGTTCATCCCGCAGATGCTCAACCTGCAAGCCGTGGGTGGCGTGAGTTTCAAAAAAGGCTGTTACACCGGCCAGGAAATCGTCGCGCGTATGCAGTACCTGGGCAAACTCAAACGTCGTTTGTATCGCCTGCAACTGGATGCCAACGAACTGCCTGAGCCCGGCACCCAGCTGTTTTCCCCGAGCCACGGCAGTTCGATCGGCGAAGTGGTGCTAGCTGCACATGCCGGGCAAAACATTGAACTGCTGGCCGTGTTGCAAGCCGAAGCTGCAGAGGGTGGCGACATACACGTCGGTGCGCTCGACGGCCCTGCCCTGCACTTGCTCGACCTGCCTTACCAACTGGACCGCGACCGCGAGATCCAGCGCTGACAGCAGTACATTTTTTTGCGACACCTAGAGAAATGAAATGAGTGAGCTGGCGGAAAAGGTCCAACAGGATTTGGTTGAGGCCATCGATAACGATGACCTGGTTCTGCCAACATTGCCGGAAGTGGCTTTGCAGATTCGCAAGGCAGCTGAAGATCCGGACATCAGCATCAGCACCCTGAGCAAAGTGATCGGCCGCGACGCCGCGCTGTCGGCGCGCCTGATCAAAGTTGTTAACAGTCCGTTGCTGCGCGCGACTCAGGAAGTCACCGAACTGCACACTGCGATCACTCGCCTGGGCATCAACTACAGCAGCAACCTGGCAATCGGCCTGGTCATGGAACAGATCTTTCATGCCCGTTCCGAAGCGGTTGAACAGAAAATGCGCGAAGTCTGGCGCAAAAGCCTGGAAATCGCCGGCGTCAGTTACGCACTCTGCCGCAACTACACTCAACTCAAGCCCGATCAAGCAGCCCTTGGCGGGTTGGTGCATCAGATCGGCATACTGCCGATCCTGACCTACGCCGAAGACCACTATGAGCTGCTGTCCGACCCGGTCAGTCTCAATCACGTAATCGATCAGATTCACCCGATCCTCGGCGACAAATTGCTCAGGGTCTGGGAGTTTCCGGAAATGCTGGTGCAGGTACCGAAGCTATACCTGAACTTTAAGCGACAGTCCGCAAAGGTTGACTATGTTGATCTGGTGCAAGTGGCCAGCCTGTATTGCCATAAAGACACCGACCACCCGATTTCACGCATTGACGCCTTCAGCGTGCCATCCTTCAAAAAGCTCGGAATCGATCCTGATAACAAGGCAATGTGTGCCGATCTGGAAGAAACCCGGTCGATGTTTTATTGAATCTAAACCGTCACTTATGACGAGGGAGCTTGCTCCCGCCGGGCTGCGAAGCGGCCCCAAACCGTACTCCACGGGGATTCAGATAAACCGCATTTATCGACTTTCGACTGCTGCGCAGCCGAGCGTGACGGTGCGGCGATCCGACAAGCTTCCTCGCCACAAAGCGGTGCTTACTCCCCCGCAGTAAAACTCACCCGCACCTTCAACCCTGCCTGCTCGCCATCATGCAGGCTGATCTGCGCCAAATGCGCGCGGCAGATTTCGCCGACAATGGCCAGCCCCAGGCCTGTTCCAGCCACTTGCTGGTTGCGACGGTAAAAGCGTTCGAACACACGATCACGCTCATCCAGCGGAATTCCCGGACCATCATCCTCGACCTCCAGCACTGCAGGCGCCGAGACCCGCAGAATGACGTTACCGCCCGGTGGCGTGTGGGCCAGTGCGTTGTCCACCAGATTGCTCAACAGTTCGTTCAGCAAGGTCGGCTCGCCGCGCATCCACACCGGCTCGTCGGCTTCCAACGCCAGCGCCACACCCCGCTTATGGGCCAGCGGCGCCATGGCCATGCCAAGCTCACGCGCCAATTGGCTCAGATCGAGCAATTGAGCGCCGCCTTCGGCAATCGCCCGCGCGCCATTTTCAACACGGGCCAGCGAGAGCAATTGATTGGCCAGATGGGTCAGGCGATCGGTGCCTTGAGCGGCGGTTTCCAGCGTCTCGCGCCAGGTCTGTGGCTCGGTTGAACGCAGACCCAATTCCAGGCGCGCCTTGAGCGCCGCCAACGGGGTGCGCAATTCGTGAGCCGCATCGGCGATGAATTGCGCCTGACGCTCGAACTGCCCGCGCAAGCGTTCGGTAAAGTGGTTGAGCGCGCGTACCAATGGCCATAATTCGTGCTGGACTTCGACCAACGGCAACGGCCGCAGATCATCCGGCTGACGCTCCTCCACCGCCGAACGCAAGCGCTCCAATGGACGCAGTGCCGCGCTGACCGCAAACCACACCATCATCAGTGCCCCGATCGCCAGCATGCCCAGACGCAACAACGTATCCGCCGCCAGGCTGCGGGCCATGCTGACGCGTGCCTCATCGGTCTCCGCCACGCGAATTTCCGCCATGCCGTTCATGTTCGGTTCGCTGACCGCTTTGAGCAGGCTGACCACACGTACGTTCTGCCCCCGATAAGTCGCGTTGTAGAACCGCGCCAGCGCCGGATAATCATCAGTGCGCGGCGTCCCGGGGGGCGGGCCCGGCAGGTTTTCGTAGCCGGAAATCAGCTTTTGGTTGATGTCATTGACCAGGTAAAAAATTCGCCCGGCGCTGTCGTAGGCGAAGGTATCGAGGGCCACGTAAGGCACGTCGAGGCTGAGGCTGCCGTCGCGTTCGGAGAGGCCCGCCGCAATCGTTCGCGCCGAAGCAAGTAAAGTGCGGTCATAAGCCGTGTCGGCCGCTTCGCGACCGTTCCAGTACGCGCTCAAACCGCTGGCCAGCATCAGCACCACCAGCAACAGCGCGAGGTTCCACAGCAACCGCCAGCGCAGGCTGCTGGGCTTATGCATCGCGGCTTTCCAGCAAATAGCCGAGGCCGCGAAAGGTCACGATGGCGACGGGTTGACCGTCGAGTTTCTTGCGCAAGCGGTGCACGTAGATTTCGATGGCGTCGGGGCTGGCCTCTTCGTCGAGCCCGAACACCTGGGAAGCCAGTTGCTCCTTGCTCATCACCCGACCGGGACGGGCAATCAGCGCTTCGAGCACGGCCTGTTCGCGGGAAGTCAGGGACAGCAACTCTTCACCGAGGGTAAAGCGCCGAGTGTCCAGGTCATAGGCCAGCACGCCGCAGCGCTGCATCCGTTCACCGCCCAACACACTACGCCGCAGCAAGGCTTTGACCCGGGCTTCGAGTTCGGTGAGTTCGAACGGTTTGGCCAGGTAATCGTCAGCGCCGAGGTTGAGGCCATGGACCCGATCCTTGACGTCACTGCGCGCGGTCAACATCAATACCGGCAGGTTCTTGCCCCGTGCGCGCAATCGCGCCAGCACTTCGAAACCATCCATGCGCGGCAGGCCGACATCGAGAATCGCCATCGCGTATTCCTCGCTGCCGAGCGCCAGGTCGGCCGCCACGCCATCGTGCAGCACATCCACGGTCAGGCCGGTGCTCTTGAGCGCCTGGGCGACACTTTCGGCGAGCTGCAGATGGTCTTCGACGAGCAGAACACGCATTGATCTTTACCTCATTCAGGGATGGTCGACGCCATTCTTTGGCGCGGAGTTTACAGCGGCATCCGCCGCTGTGAAGCCCGAAAAACCGCGAAAGCCCGATGAAAGGTTAGCGAAAGGTTCGACCATTAGAGTCAAGCCACAGATGGTTTCAATCGCAGCCATCGATCCTGCTTTGAAATGTAGCTCCCGAAAAACGTCTCGATGCGTTTTCGCCAATAAGAACAATAACGAGGTACTTCGCCATGCTGCCCACCCAGCTCCAGCTTTGTCCGCCCCGCCCCTTTTCCCGCTCCCCATCGTTTACGCTTGCCGGCGCCGTTGTCGACTGCGCGAAGCGAAACCGCCGCATCTGAAACATCCCCTATAACAACAACTCCCGTGGAGAAAAAAATGAATCGATCATTGCGCCGTTTCGCCCTCGCCGCCAGTTGCATGCTGTTTGCCAGCCAACTGATGGCCGAGCCCAAGCGCCCGGAATGCATCGCCCCGGCCTCACCGGGTGGTGGTTTCGACCTGACCTGCAAACTGGCGCAAAGCGCGCTGGTCAACGAA
The Pseudomonas sp. MYb327 DNA segment above includes these coding regions:
- a CDS encoding DegQ family serine endoprotease, whose product is MSIPRLKSYLSIFATVFMLGQAVAVQAVELPDFTQLVEQASPAVVNISTTQKLPDRKVSEQMPDLEGLPPMLREFFERGMPPQQRSPRGDRQREATSLGSGFIISSDGYILTNNHVIADADEILVRLADRSEMKAKLVGTDPRSDVALLKIEGKDLPVLKLGKSQDLKAGQWVVAIGSPFGFDHTVTQGIVSAVGRSLPNENYVPFIQTDVPINPGNSGGPLFNLNGEVVGINSQIYTRSGGFMGVSFAIPIDVAMDVSNQLKSGGKVSRGWLGVVIQEVNKDLAESFGLEKPAGALVAQIQDDGPAAKGGLQVGDVILTMNGQPIVMSADLPHLVGALKAGSKANLEVIREGKRQNVELTVGAIPEEGKELDSLPKSSTERSSNRLGVAVAELTEEQKKTYDLKGGVVIKEVQDGPASMIGLQPGDVITHLNNQAIESSKQFTDIAKSLPKNRSVSMRVLRQGRASFITFKLAE
- a CDS encoding MucB/RseB C-terminal domain-containing protein; amino-acid sequence: MRAIPLLSLLLSGWFVVPAHADEAQDWLSRLGQAEQQQSFFGTFVYERNGSFSTHNIWHRVQDGKVRERLLQLDGSAQEVVRVDGHTQCVSGILIAGLGDSPNSSARALDPQKLKNWYDLAVIGKSRVAGRPAVIVSLTPRDQHRYGFELHLDKETGLPLKSLLLNDKGQLLERFQFTQLDTANVPSEANLQPGADCKVVNLESDKASAVKTAQVWRSDWLPPGFELTSSTAHKDPETKTQVNSLMYDDGLARFSVFLEPLNGAAVTDTRTQLGPTVAVSRRLITPQGEMMVTVVGEIPAGTAERIALSMRNNAAATTQ
- a CDS encoding RseA family anti-sigma factor, encoding MSREALQESLSAVMDNEADELELRRVLSACDDVETRETWARYQIARAVMHKDLLLPRLDIAAAVSAALADEAVPAKVSRGPWRSLGRLAVAASVTVAVLAGVRLYNQDEIAGVELAQQSSQQNLAAPQVKGPAVLAGYNESSEATGPMANGVLQGQPGWHDQRLPGYLRQHAQQAALKGTESALPYARAASLENR
- the rpoE gene encoding RNA polymerase sigma factor RpoE, with amino-acid sequence MLTQEEDQQLVERVQRGDKRAFDLLVLKYQHKILGLIVRFVHDTHEAQDVAQEAFIKAYRALGNFRGDSAFYTWLYRIAINTAKNYLVSRGRRPPDSDVSSEDAEFYDGDHGLKDLESPERALLRDEIEGTVHRTIQQLPEDLRTALTLREFDGLSYEDIASVMQCPVGTVRSRIFRAREAIDKALQPLLQEN
- the nadB gene encoding L-aspartate oxidase, which gives rise to MSQQFQHDVLVIGSGAAGLSLALTLPSDLRIAVLSKGDLANGSTFWAQGGVAAVLDDTDTVESHVDDTLNAGGGLCHADAVRFTVEHSKEAIQWLIDQGVPFTRDEQSGTEDGGFEFHLTREGGHSHRRIIHAADATGAAIFRTLLDQAKQRPNIELLEQRVAVDLITEKRLGLEGDRCLGAYVLNRGTGEVDTYGARFVILASGGAAKVYLYTSNPDGACGDGIAMAWRSGCRVANLEFNQFHPTCLYHPQAKSFLITEALRGEGAHLKLPNGERFMQRFDPRAELAPRDIVARAIDHEMKRLGVDCVYLDISHKSEEFIKTHFPTVYERCLEFSIDITKQPIPVVPAAHYTCGGVMVDQQGRTDVPGLYAIGETSFTGLHGANRMASNSLLECFVYARSAAADIVEQLPQVSAPVALPVWDASQVTDSDEDVIIAHNWDELRRFMWDYVGIVRTNKRLQRAQHRVRLLLDEIDEFYSNYKVSRDLIELRNLAQVAELMIRSAMERKESRGLHYTLDYPKMLPVALDTILVPSTYAD
- a CDS encoding protein YgfX — encoded protein: MSSPSNGFECRWHASRQLLAAYLLAQLFALGALFLLSIPLWSSLLGTFCCLLHGAWALPRQIMLTHPQAFCGLRRDADGWQLWSRAGGWQPVQLRPDSLALPLIVVLRFRLRDERRVRAICVPRDSQAADVHRRLRVRLKFSRRRWMAPE
- a CDS encoding succinate dehydrogenase assembly factor 2, producing the protein MVEDVELNRLYWHSRRGMLELDVLLVPFVKEVYPHLNEVDRACYVRLLECEDQDMFGWFMERAESEDPELQRMVRMILDRVQPK
- a CDS encoding folate-binding protein YgfZ: MADSAFFCTLSHEGVLAVRGADAGKFLQGQLTCNLNYLSDTQASLGARCTQKGRMQSSFRILLEGDGVLLAMASELLEPQLADLKKYAVFSKSKLTDESSAWVRFGIDHGDAALISLGLVLPAETDSVVRNDGLIAIRVSPDRAELWVAADKAADIKGKLSALLAEGDLDQWLLGQVRAGIGQVMPNTRELFIPQMLNLQAVGGVSFKKGCYTGQEIVARMQYLGKLKRRLYRLQLDANELPEPGTQLFSPSHGSSIGEVVLAAHAGQNIELLAVLQAEAAEGGDIHVGALDGPALHLLDLPYQLDRDREIQR
- a CDS encoding HDOD domain-containing protein; translation: MSELAEKVQQDLVEAIDNDDLVLPTLPEVALQIRKAAEDPDISISTLSKVIGRDAALSARLIKVVNSPLLRATQEVTELHTAITRLGINYSSNLAIGLVMEQIFHARSEAVEQKMREVWRKSLEIAGVSYALCRNYTQLKPDQAALGGLVHQIGILPILTYAEDHYELLSDPVSLNHVIDQIHPILGDKLLRVWEFPEMLVQVPKLYLNFKRQSAKVDYVDLVQVASLYCHKDTDHPISRIDAFSVPSFKKLGIDPDNKAMCADLEETRSMFY
- a CDS encoding sensor histidine kinase N-terminal domain-containing protein — protein: MHKPSSLRWRLLWNLALLLVVLMLASGLSAYWNGREAADTAYDRTLLASARTIAAGLSERDGSLSLDVPYVALDTFAYDSAGRIFYLVNDINQKLISGYENLPGPPPGTPRTDDYPALARFYNATYRGQNVRVVSLLKAVSEPNMNGMAEIRVAETDEARVSMARSLAADTLLRLGMLAIGALMMVWFAVSAALRPLERLRSAVEERQPDDLRPLPLVEVQHELWPLVRALNHFTERLRGQFERQAQFIADAAHELRTPLAALKARLELGLRSTEPQTWRETLETAAQGTDRLTHLANQLLSLARVENGARAIAEGGAQLLDLSQLARELGMAMAPLAHKRGVALALEADEPVWMRGEPTLLNELLSNLVDNALAHTPPGGNVILRVSAPAVLEVEDDGPGIPLDERDRVFERFYRRNQQVAGTGLGLAIVGEICRAHLAQISLHDGEQAGLKVRVSFTAGE
- a CDS encoding response regulator; the encoded protein is MRVLLVEDHLQLAESVAQALKSTGLTVDVLHDGVAADLALGSEEYAMAILDVGLPRMDGFEVLARLRARGKNLPVLMLTARSDVKDRVHGLNLGADDYLAKPFELTELEARVKALLRRSVLGGERMQRCGVLAYDLDTRRFTLGEELLSLTSREQAVLEALIARPGRVMSKEQLASQVFGLDEEASPDAIEIYVHRLRKKLDGQPVAIVTFRGLGYLLESRDA